TTTATGGTATGAAATGCAAAGGAGCTTGATGGAGCAGCAAAATGCATCCTCTAGCATGGTGAAAACTGCCATAGAAATAAATAAGAGCTCTGAGACCAAATTTTGAACTGAAAATCCAGTGACGAACTTGTTAGGTTCAAATTTGTTGAGTCCCCTTGTTGTCTTTGATATATCCTGTATTCCTGTATTCCCTACATACATATGCCCACATTACCAAGACCACACAGTGGAAGAGGAAACAAGCATTGTCATGGAAAGAGTAGCATCTTATATATAAAGTCCATGCATGAGTCAAGAAGAGATCATATGCTCTGAACATCTCATGCAGAAAGCATTGAAGTCGGTACATCAGACCCAACAGACATTACAAAAGAAAAGTCGAGCAGATATATGATTCAGCATGTATGATATCATGGAGGGAATATTACTGCAAGTAATTGTTTTCTCAGACAACGCGAACAATGCATGCTATATATGTACCACCAAAAATCTGTCTTTGCAGTTACATGTATGCAACATGAAGAGTAGCTCCCAGCAAAAAAAGATAACATGAAGAGTCACAAACTTAACTCACAGAAAACAGGACACATTTTCAGAATGTAAAGAAGAAAAACAACTACACAGAACAGATCACCTCCAACGCGTAAGATTGAGGTGCTTCTTATGCCCCGAAACATCCGAGAAGTTTCTTGGGAGCCAGCCCGGTTGCACGGTACTTTGCTGCCATCTCCTCGGCCTTGAGAACTTCTTCACCACGCCGGGCCACTACCATTGCTCTCTTCTCTTCAGCTTCCCTGTGGGCGATTGCCTTTTTGTTCTTCATCTTCTCAGCGTATTTAGCCTTCTTCTTTTCCAACTCTTCCTGAACGCTCGTAAAATTCCAGAACATTAGCCGATCAGTGGACGCACATAAAATCCCTCTAGGAGAAGTGGCTACATAGCATATTGAATAGATAGACAATAACTTGTCAGCTAGTCAAGGTCACCATAAGACATAAATGAGTTCTCTTTTTTTTCTAGAGAAAAAAAATAGTGAATTTTTATATATGCATTGTTCATATTATGTGCCAAGGTGGAGCAGGTGGCCAAGGAGATGTTTACCCAGCATGGACAACGTTTTAGTCTTTTGGATCGGTCTTCCAGGACCTTAAGCTGTTTCCTTTTGTGTTTAAACTATGTCGTTTCATGTTATGGCTGAACTTTAATGTTGgcttgtactccctctgtaaactaatataagagcgtttagaatagtattctaaacgctcttatattagtttacggagggagtaatgTTGTGTCTGTGGGATTCTACTTATGCATAGGCTGGGAGTATTGCCTTGATGTGGCAAGAGTCAATAGATTCCTTTTCTCGAAGAAAAGAAGAACTTCCGCGTTTGCATCCTACTCAAACATCATCACTAAAGTGTGAAAATACAAAGTTTAATGAAAAAATTGTAAATGTACCGATAAATATGCAGACCACTCATGGTTTGAAATTGCAAAAAAAAGGCAGGTCATTAAAAATCCCCAGCAATAAAGAAAGGGAATAACGAACTTGGTAAGAATAAAATATACCAGAATCATAACTTGAGAAACATGAAATTGAAATGGAGGACTTACTTCCTTCCTTTTCAGTTGAGCATCTATGGTTGCCTTCTTTGTGTTCTCCCACGAAAGAATAGACGATAGCTTCTTAGCAGCCCTGTTGTGACATAGACAGCAACGGATTAAAGCTGCGGCTTTCAATTTATTTGGAGTTTATGATTTGCCACTTATTTCCTGAATAGGTATAGGATGTTGTAACGCAGTGGGGGCACTGACAGTAAACACATATAGATGTAGTGAGTTAggacatactccctccgtcccataatataagcgttcttatattatgggacggagggagtaccatatTGTGGCCTCAAGAAGAGAGGCTCTGAAGATCATTAACAAAAATGAAGTTTGGGGTAATCTAGATTTATGGCACTGCAAAGTCTTGAGGTTTTGGAACTGGCACTAGATGCCCATGATGTGTGAGACCTGAACGGCTGGACTAAGATGTTAAAGGTCCGAGTTGAGAATTTGAGGTTTTGTGATTCTCACTGCCAGTGTGACTCTTACTACAAAATAGCACAGCTTGTGGTGTGACAACTTTCCAGTCGTAAGTTTGGTAACAGGAATTTCCAGGGCTGACACTGAATATAGGGGTACTAAAAAAGGACGCTTGTTCCAGCTAACTGGCAATCCCAGTGCAGAATGAACGGCCGGGTGACAATGGATCTGCTGTTGTTGATAACTTACTTGTTCTCGGCCTTGGCCTTCTCGTTCTCCACCCATGCTTTGATCAAAGAGCTCATCTTCTCTGTTTCCACCTTCGCAAGAGCGACGTCTGAAAGCAGGTTATATTAATGTATGTTGTTAGCTTAGCCGGCTGTATTCAGCAGAGACGAGATGAAGGAACAAAGTTGAATCAGCGTTCGGTCACCTCTTTCATGTGAGCCCCTGTGGATGTTCTTCTCAGGGTGAGGTTTCTCGGCAACTTCTGCACAAGAAACCGGAGCAAAGTATCAGAAATCAGGTGCAGTGACTTGACTGAACCTTGTATGGCAGAAAACATGGCGAACAGGACAGGCACCAGTTGATGCACACATGAACCAGTTGGTCATGCGCATATTTAACCCTCTTCACAGTTGAGAATGGTTAGCATGTCTCAGATCTTCTCTTTAGAATTACCGTGGCAAGAATTATTCCTGCCCGGTTATGTCGACGTCAGACATTTGCCGCAGAAGGCGGCACTGGAGGTCGATCGGCATGAAAATTTACCAGCAACAGAGAGGAGAGGTTTGAAGAGCAAGTAGTATACTCACTGCTGTCGACGACGAGGAGGGCCTTGGAGTCATCGGCCGGTGGCTTGGCCCCTGGGGGAGGCGGGATGACCACCGGCACGTCCTTCTCTGCGGTTGCCTCCGGCGCCGCAGCAGCCGGCACCGCCTTCTTCGCTTCCTCCCCAGCCATCACGCACGCACGCGCACAGGTGCTTGTTGCGGTGAGAAACTTCCGCAGCTGCTTCACTGTCTGTCACTAGCGATACCCAACCGCGGCTTGACGTGGAGCAATATATAGAACGGGTTTAA
The sequence above is a segment of the Aegilops tauschii subsp. strangulata cultivar AL8/78 chromosome 6, Aet v6.0, whole genome shotgun sequence genome. Coding sequences within it:
- the LOC109753841 gene encoding remorin 1.4, with product MAGEEAKKAVPAAAAPEATAEKDVPVVIPPPPGAKPPADDSKALLVVDSKVAEKPHPEKNIHRGSHERDVALAKVETEKMSSLIKAWVENEKAKAENKAAKKLSSILSWENTKKATIDAQLKRKEEELEKKKAKYAEKMKNKKAIAHREAEEKRAMVVARRGEEVLKAEEMAAKYRATGLAPKKLLGCFGA